A window from Listeria seeligeri serovar 1/2b str. SLCC3954 encodes these proteins:
- the lepA gene encoding translation elongation factor 4: MNKEEMNARQKKIRNFSIIAHIDHGKSTLADRILEKTGALTHREMKNQLLDSMDLERERGITIKLNAVQLKYKAKDGETYIFHLIDTPGHVDFTYEVSRSLAACEGAILVVDAAQGIEAQTLANVYLALDNDLEILPVINKIDLPAADPERVREEIEDVIGLDASDAVLASAKSGIGIEDILEQIVEKVPEPTGDVTKPLKALIFDSVFDAYRGVIANIRVMDGVVKAGDRIKMMSNGKEFEVTEVGVFSPKATPQDELLVGDVGYLTAAIKNVGDTRVGDTITLANNPAEEALDGYRKLNPMVYCGLYPIDSSKYNDLRDALEKLELNDSALQFEAETSQALGFGFRCGFLGLLHMEIIQERIEREFNIDLITTAPSVIYHVNLTDGSNIIVDNPAEMPEPGIIESVEEPYVKATVMVPNDYVGAVMELAQNKRGNFITMEYLDDIRVSIVYEIPLSEIVYDFFDQLKSSTKGYASFDYELIGYKASKLVKMDILLNAEKVDALSFIVHRDFAYERGKIIVEKLKELIPRQQFEVPIQAAIATKIVSRSTIKALRKNVLAKCYGGDVSRKRKLLEKQKEGKKRMKQIGSVEVPQEAFMAILKMDETK; this comes from the coding sequence ATGAACAAAGAAGAAATGAATGCAAGACAAAAGAAAATTAGAAACTTTTCGATTATCGCGCACATAGATCATGGTAAATCTACACTCGCAGATCGGATTCTAGAAAAAACCGGTGCTTTAACGCATCGTGAAATGAAAAATCAGCTACTAGATTCGATGGATTTAGAACGTGAACGCGGGATAACCATAAAATTAAATGCTGTACAATTAAAATATAAAGCAAAAGATGGAGAAACATATATCTTCCATTTGATTGATACACCGGGGCATGTCGATTTTACGTATGAAGTATCTCGAAGTCTAGCTGCCTGCGAAGGTGCTATCCTCGTTGTAGATGCAGCGCAAGGAATTGAAGCACAAACCCTTGCAAACGTTTATTTAGCGCTTGACAACGATTTAGAGATTTTACCAGTCATTAATAAAATCGATTTACCAGCTGCAGATCCAGAAAGAGTTCGTGAAGAGATTGAAGATGTAATCGGGCTTGACGCGTCAGATGCTGTCCTTGCTTCTGCAAAATCAGGAATCGGGATTGAAGACATTCTCGAACAAATCGTCGAAAAAGTACCGGAACCAACTGGAGATGTTACTAAACCACTAAAAGCACTTATCTTTGACTCTGTTTTTGATGCTTATCGTGGAGTTATTGCTAACATTCGAGTTATGGATGGTGTCGTAAAAGCTGGTGACAGAATCAAAATGATGTCCAACGGCAAAGAATTTGAAGTAACAGAAGTCGGTGTGTTTTCGCCAAAAGCTACTCCGCAAGATGAATTACTTGTTGGTGATGTAGGCTATTTAACAGCTGCTATCAAAAATGTGGGAGATACGCGAGTTGGTGATACGATTACACTTGCAAATAATCCTGCTGAAGAAGCATTAGATGGCTACCGGAAGTTAAATCCAATGGTATATTGTGGTTTATATCCAATTGATTCATCTAAATACAATGACCTGCGTGATGCACTCGAAAAACTAGAATTGAATGATTCTGCATTACAATTTGAAGCAGAAACTTCTCAAGCATTAGGCTTTGGATTCCGTTGTGGTTTCTTAGGATTATTACACATGGAAATTATTCAAGAACGAATCGAGCGCGAGTTTAATATCGACTTAATCACCACAGCTCCAAGTGTTATTTATCATGTAAACCTAACAGATGGATCTAATATCATTGTAGATAATCCCGCTGAAATGCCTGAACCAGGTATAATTGAAAGCGTAGAAGAACCGTATGTGAAAGCAACCGTCATGGTGCCAAATGATTATGTTGGCGCAGTAATGGAGCTTGCGCAAAACAAACGGGGAAATTTTATTACAATGGAATACTTGGATGATATTCGTGTTAGCATTGTTTACGAAATCCCGTTATCCGAAATTGTTTATGACTTTTTTGACCAATTAAAATCATCTACTAAAGGATATGCTTCCTTTGACTATGAGTTAATTGGCTATAAAGCTTCAAAACTTGTCAAAATGGATATTCTTTTGAATGCAGAAAAAGTGGACGCACTAAGCTTTATCGTTCACCGCGATTTTGCCTATGAACGTGGGAAAATTATCGTTGAAAAACTAAAAGAGCTTATTCCTAGACAACAATTTGAAGTACCAATTCAAGCAGCTATTGCGACTAAGATAGTTTCTCGTTCTACCATCAAAGCACTGCGTAAAAACGTACTTGCTAAATGTTACGGTGGGGATGTTTCCCGTAAACGAAAACTACTTGAGAAGCAAAAAGAAGGTAAAAAGCGCATGAAACAAATTGGTTCTGTTGAAGTTCCGCAAGAAGCCTTCATGGCAATTCTAAAAATGGACGAAACAAAATAA
- the hrcA gene encoding heat-inducible transcriptional repressor HrcA: MLTERQLLIFRAIIDHFTWTIQPVGSKNLLKEKALPYSSATIRNEMGVLEEYGFIEKTHSSSGRVPSEKGYRFYVDYLLKPKKLDKSDRQMIRSFFSENYYEMEGLIQNSASMLSNLTNYTSILLGPEATKNHLSGFRFVPINNFQAMLILITDQGHVDNHLVTIPEGTTLSDIERMVNILNERLVGLSLEELKVQIPMEVKELLEKHVRNYETFMHVFSDSFTQASQQKVYFGGKTNIFNQPEFHDINKVREMLRLMEEEQDVYELFRDIPDGLQVKIGRENNNSLMEDCSIITATYNIAGERVGGIVLLGPTRMEYSRMMGLVDVMSRDLTDVLTKLYRDNQK, encoded by the coding sequence ATGTTAACAGAAAGACAACTTTTGATTTTCCGTGCCATCATCGATCATTTCACTTGGACTATTCAGCCAGTTGGTTCGAAAAATTTGCTGAAAGAGAAAGCTTTACCCTACAGCTCAGCAACAATACGTAATGAGATGGGCGTTTTGGAAGAATATGGCTTTATTGAAAAAACACATTCTTCCTCAGGACGCGTGCCATCAGAAAAAGGTTATCGCTTTTATGTCGATTATCTACTCAAGCCTAAAAAACTAGATAAATCTGACAGGCAAATGATTCGTTCTTTCTTTTCGGAAAACTATTACGAAATGGAAGGACTAATTCAAAATTCAGCATCAATGTTATCCAATTTAACCAATTACACGTCCATTTTACTTGGTCCTGAAGCAACAAAAAATCATTTGAGTGGCTTTAGATTTGTACCAATTAATAATTTTCAAGCAATGCTCATTCTAATAACCGATCAAGGACATGTTGATAACCATCTTGTTACGATACCAGAGGGGACAACGCTTTCTGACATTGAACGAATGGTAAACATTTTAAATGAACGGTTGGTGGGTCTTTCCCTTGAAGAGTTAAAAGTACAGATACCAATGGAAGTGAAAGAACTACTTGAAAAACATGTCAGAAATTATGAAACCTTTATGCACGTTTTTTCTGATTCGTTCACTCAAGCTAGTCAACAAAAAGTGTATTTTGGTGGAAAAACAAACATTTTCAATCAACCAGAATTTCATGACATTAATAAAGTCCGTGAGATGTTGCGTTTGATGGAAGAAGAGCAAGATGTGTATGAGCTGTTTAGGGATATCCCGGATGGCTTACAAGTGAAGATTGGCCGTGAAAACAATAATAGTCTAATGGAAGATTGCAGTATCATTACCGCAACGTATAATATCGCTGGCGAACGTGTTGGTGGAATTGTACTCCTTGGTCCGACTAGAATGGAATACAGCCGGATGATGGGATTAGTCGATGTAATGAGTCGAGATTTAACCGATGTGTTAACGAAACTTTATCGTGATAACCAAAAATAG
- the rsfS gene encoding ribosome silencing factor, which produces MNSYDTLMLTAKAADDKRAEDILALDMKGLSSFADYFVICHGNSDKQVQAIAREIKEKALENQVDVKRLEGFDAAQWILIDLGDVIIHVFHKEERSYYNLEKLWGDAPLVDVSAAFVS; this is translated from the coding sequence TTGAACAGTTATGATACATTAATGCTGACCGCAAAGGCAGCAGACGATAAAAGAGCAGAGGATATTTTAGCACTAGATATGAAGGGGTTATCCAGTTTTGCAGATTATTTTGTTATCTGTCATGGTAATTCTGACAAACAAGTGCAGGCAATCGCTCGCGAAATTAAAGAAAAAGCATTAGAAAACCAAGTAGATGTAAAACGTTTAGAAGGATTTGACGCAGCGCAATGGATTTTAATCGATTTAGGTGATGTAATTATCCACGTATTCCACAAAGAAGAACGCTCTTACTATAATTTAGAAAAATTATGGGGAGACGCTCCACTAGTAGACGTTTCTGCAGCATTTGTTTCTTAA
- a CDS encoding DNA internalization-related competence protein ComEC/Rec2, with protein sequence MIVLAIISTAFASSFVPVCICLLIIITIKKKSKLLLIFILVYLFTSCLFLFVNKLNTSSYTTGDFTGSCQIVNDLKIDGDSFQVTVCCSKEKFQLSHRIATEKEQNSLKQLQYGQFISVSGSLESPQVNRNQNQFNYKEYLQRQGINYILKTTTLQITPKTTPSLLMRIQNLRLKLINHLTENISSKISPYCLALIAGDKNGFSLDIYEAYQQMGVVHLLAISGLHVNLLIAAIYFLLLRIGATRERTVLFLLAFLPLYVVLTGANAPVIRAATMTGLLLLSEKFVTKWSSFSIICISFILFFIIQPYVIYEVGFQLSYAVSFGIILSSRGILAKLQHPLSKSLAISFVSTMMSSVVMMYHFYSFSWVGIFFNLLYVPIFTIFILPGCFLVLLLSFTSSALLIIPEKLLTFFIQIIENLTNLFAKIPHQTIITGRPTTTVLILLVIVVLLLFYQWQKKSFPVVLLICFACLCYISTFNFNGKVSFIDVGQGDSILIQLPRNQGNYLIDTGGQLPFVKEEWAIKKKPFTIGGSTLTPVLESKGISKLDKVIITHSDADHMEGLDDLQKNIAIKELIFAKGAENKDIMKKALDSMPNIKQTIILAGAKWQVGDSTFECLYPNQEGEGGNNDSIVLKAELDNKIWLFTGDLEASGEQAILNKEIKADILKVGHHGSKTSTSKAFIQKVKPALAIISCGVDNRFGHPHEETLKTLEEENVSILRTDLAGEISYTFGKGFQTTIK encoded by the coding sequence ATAATCGTTTTAGCTATTATCAGTACGGCTTTTGCCAGCTCTTTCGTTCCCGTGTGTATCTGTTTGCTCATAATAATTACCATTAAAAAGAAATCCAAACTTCTCCTTATTTTTATCCTCGTTTACCTTTTTACTAGTTGTTTGTTCCTTTTCGTTAATAAGCTTAATACTTCCTCTTATACGACTGGCGACTTTACCGGAAGTTGTCAAATAGTCAATGACCTAAAAATTGATGGCGATAGTTTTCAAGTAACGGTTTGCTGTTCAAAAGAGAAGTTCCAATTAAGTCATCGAATTGCTACCGAAAAAGAACAAAACAGTTTAAAGCAACTCCAATACGGTCAGTTTATTTCTGTTTCTGGTAGCTTAGAATCTCCACAAGTTAATCGAAACCAAAATCAATTTAATTACAAAGAATATTTGCAAAGACAAGGCATTAACTACATTCTAAAAACTACAACACTTCAAATTACTCCAAAAACCACACCTTCTTTACTAATGCGTATTCAAAACCTACGTTTGAAGCTGATCAATCATCTAACGGAAAACATCTCTTCGAAGATTAGCCCTTATTGTCTCGCTTTAATTGCTGGTGACAAAAATGGTTTTTCACTGGATATTTATGAGGCATATCAACAAATGGGCGTGGTTCATTTACTTGCTATTTCAGGGTTACATGTTAATTTACTTATCGCTGCAATATATTTTCTATTGTTAAGAATAGGTGCCACACGCGAGCGAACTGTGTTATTTCTGTTAGCTTTTTTACCACTTTATGTTGTTTTAACAGGAGCCAATGCGCCGGTTATTCGAGCTGCTACAATGACCGGACTATTACTTCTATCAGAAAAATTTGTAACTAAATGGAGTTCATTTTCTATTATTTGCATTTCATTTATTTTGTTTTTCATAATTCAACCTTATGTTATTTACGAGGTTGGTTTTCAGCTTTCTTATGCAGTATCGTTTGGTATTATATTATCCTCTCGAGGGATTTTAGCAAAATTACAGCATCCATTATCAAAGTCACTCGCAATTTCCTTCGTATCTACTATGATGTCTTCGGTTGTAATGATGTACCACTTTTATTCATTTTCATGGGTAGGTATTTTCTTTAATTTATTATATGTACCAATTTTCACAATTTTTATTTTACCAGGCTGTTTTTTAGTACTTTTATTATCATTTACTTCTTCAGCTTTATTGATTATTCCAGAAAAACTACTCACATTTTTTATTCAAATAATAGAGAACTTAACCAATTTATTTGCAAAAATTCCGCATCAAACAATTATCACTGGAAGACCAACAACAACTGTGCTAATCCTTTTAGTCATCGTCGTACTTTTGCTATTTTATCAATGGCAAAAGAAATCGTTCCCGGTAGTTCTGCTCATTTGTTTTGCTTGTCTCTGCTATATTTCAACTTTTAATTTTAATGGTAAAGTCAGCTTTATTGATGTAGGTCAAGGTGATAGTATCTTAATCCAATTACCGCGCAACCAAGGTAACTACCTGATTGACACCGGCGGGCAATTACCATTCGTGAAAGAAGAATGGGCAATAAAAAAGAAGCCGTTTACAATCGGAGGAAGCACACTAACGCCAGTATTAGAATCAAAAGGAATTAGCAAATTAGATAAAGTAATAATTACGCATAGTGATGCAGATCATATGGAAGGGCTCGATGATTTACAAAAAAATATAGCTATTAAAGAACTTATTTTTGCGAAAGGTGCGGAGAATAAAGATATTATGAAAAAAGCACTTGACTCTATGCCAAATATAAAACAAACAATTATTTTAGCTGGAGCAAAGTGGCAAGTTGGCGATAGTACATTTGAGTGTTTATATCCGAACCAAGAAGGCGAAGGCGGAAATAATGATTCCATTGTTTTAAAAGCAGAATTAGATAATAAAATTTGGCTTTTTACCGGTGATTTGGAAGCAAGCGGGGAACAAGCAATTCTAAATAAAGAAATTAAAGCTGATATTCTTAAAGTCGGGCATCATGGCAGTAAGACGTCAACCTCAAAAGCATTCATCCAAAAAGTAAAACCAGCACTTGCAATTATTTCATGTGGCGTAGACAATCGGTTTGGGCATCCGCATGAAGAAACATTAAAAACTTTAGAGGAAGAAAATGTGTCTATTTTACGAACTGATCTCGCAGGTGAAATTAGCTATACGTTTGGAAAAGGGTTTCAAACAACGATTAAATAA
- the grpE gene encoding nucleotide exchange factor GrpE — translation MSEKKTKKEKLADEIEQEELNILDESDVTTEENVKEDTLIEDQAKILELENKLDEMESRYLRTQADFDNVKKRHVAELDAKQKYRSQSLAQDLLPALDSFEKALATKAEHEEVKQILKGMEMVYNQILVAFEKEGIEVIPAVGEQFDPNSHQAVMQDSNENAASNEITAELQKGYKLKDRVIRPSMVKVNQ, via the coding sequence GTGTCTGAGAAAAAAACTAAAAAAGAAAAACTTGCGGATGAAATCGAACAAGAAGAATTAAACATTTTAGATGAATCAGATGTAACAACGGAAGAAAATGTTAAAGAGGATACTTTGATAGAAGACCAAGCTAAAATTTTAGAACTTGAAAATAAGCTTGATGAAATGGAAAGTCGTTATCTGCGAACGCAAGCAGATTTTGATAATGTAAAAAAACGACATGTGGCTGAACTTGATGCCAAGCAAAAATATCGTTCGCAAAGTCTAGCGCAAGATTTACTTCCTGCTCTGGATAGCTTTGAAAAGGCACTTGCAACGAAAGCTGAGCACGAAGAAGTCAAGCAAATTTTAAAAGGAATGGAAATGGTTTACAACCAAATTCTTGTTGCTTTTGAAAAAGAAGGCATTGAAGTAATTCCAGCTGTTGGGGAGCAATTTGACCCGAATTCCCATCAAGCGGTAATGCAAGATAGTAATGAAAATGCAGCGAGCAATGAAATTACAGCCGAACTTCAAAAAGGGTATAAATTAAAAGATCGGGTTATTCGCCCATCAATGGTAAAAGTAAATCAATAA
- a CDS encoding class I SAM-dependent DNA methyltransferase, which produces MSYEYFPGFYDRLMDSELYDEWVQFSTNFIGEKPQNILDLACGTAEFALRLSFLGHQVSGVDFSGEMVAVAEEKVAAAEIDLPIFEQDMSKLSLNQSFDVITCFCDSLNYLETEEALENTIQAISTHLKPSGLFLFDVHSVYKVEEGFKKYSYGDSDEEIATIWNSFPGEHQHSVEHELTFFILDEDDVYQRVDELHKERTYPIAHYENLLKKYQFTKIEVYADFSLKKPTNTSERIFFVARK; this is translated from the coding sequence ATGAGCTACGAATATTTTCCAGGATTTTATGATAGATTAATGGATTCAGAACTATACGACGAATGGGTTCAGTTTTCAACAAATTTTATTGGTGAAAAACCACAAAACATTCTTGATTTAGCATGTGGAACAGCTGAATTTGCCCTCCGATTGAGTTTTTTAGGTCACCAAGTATCAGGAGTAGACTTTTCAGGCGAAATGGTTGCAGTTGCAGAGGAAAAAGTCGCAGCTGCTGAGATTGACTTGCCGATTTTTGAGCAAGATATGTCTAAACTTTCCTTAAATCAGTCGTTTGATGTTATTACTTGTTTTTGTGATTCACTTAATTATTTAGAAACCGAAGAAGCACTTGAAAACACAATTCAAGCTATATCAACACATTTAAAACCAAGTGGTCTATTCTTGTTTGATGTTCATTCTGTTTATAAAGTGGAAGAAGGCTTCAAAAAATATTCATACGGCGACAGCGATGAAGAAATTGCCACCATTTGGAATTCGTTTCCTGGAGAACACCAGCATTCTGTTGAACACGAACTGACTTTCTTTATTTTGGACGAAGACGATGTTTATCAGAGAGTGGATGAATTACACAAAGAACGGACATATCCGATTGCCCACTATGAAAACCTTCTAAAAAAATACCAATTCACGAAAATAGAAGTTTACGCAGATTTCAGCTTAAAAAAACCTACAAATACGAGTGAAAGAATCTTTTTCGTCGCAAGAAAGTAA
- the hemW gene encoding radical SAM family heme chaperone HemW: MINEESSHNTSAVYIHIPFCEHICYYCDFNKVFLEGQPVDEYVDLLIKEMQITAANKQMEPIDTVFVGGGTPTTLNEAQIAKLCTAIQEIFPMKEEVEFSFEANPGDLSVAKVQTMKDYGVNRISMGVQSFNNDLLKKIGRIHTVKDVYQSVENMRTVGFENVSIDLIFSLPGQTEADFQDTLNQALALDLPHYSAYSLIIEPKTIFYNLMQKGKLFLPGQDAEANMYDLLLVEMEKHGRKQYEISNFAKEGFESKHNITYWSNEHYYGFGAGAHGYIGNTRYSNFGPIKKYMEPLQENKLPVFQQKELTLKEKMEEEMFLGLRKVSGVSKARFQRKFGQDLDATFQNAIQKTMAKGWLENNEENVALTRNGRFLGNNVFQEFL, from the coding sequence ATGATAAATGAAGAAAGCTCGCATAATACGTCAGCGGTGTATATCCATATTCCGTTTTGTGAACATATTTGTTATTACTGCGATTTTAATAAAGTATTTCTTGAAGGGCAACCTGTCGATGAATATGTGGATTTACTAATAAAAGAAATGCAAATAACTGCTGCAAATAAGCAAATGGAGCCAATAGATACCGTTTTTGTTGGCGGAGGAACACCCACGACATTAAACGAAGCACAAATTGCCAAGCTCTGCACTGCTATTCAAGAAATTTTTCCGATGAAAGAAGAAGTGGAATTTTCTTTTGAAGCCAACCCAGGTGACCTTTCTGTTGCCAAAGTACAAACGATGAAAGATTATGGTGTCAATCGTATAAGTATGGGCGTGCAAAGTTTCAATAATGACTTGTTGAAAAAAATTGGCCGCATTCATACTGTGAAAGATGTTTACCAATCAGTAGAAAATATGCGAACAGTCGGTTTTGAAAATGTTAGCATTGATTTAATTTTTAGTTTACCGGGACAAACAGAGGCCGATTTTCAAGATACATTAAATCAAGCATTGGCATTAGATTTACCACATTATTCCGCGTACTCACTAATTATCGAACCAAAAACCATTTTTTATAACTTAATGCAAAAAGGTAAACTCTTTCTCCCGGGACAAGATGCAGAGGCAAATATGTATGATTTATTATTAGTTGAGATGGAAAAACACGGTCGCAAACAGTATGAAATCAGTAATTTTGCCAAAGAGGGATTCGAGAGTAAACATAATATTACCTACTGGAGTAATGAGCATTATTACGGATTCGGGGCCGGCGCACACGGTTATATCGGAAATACTCGTTACAGTAATTTCGGCCCGATAAAAAAATATATGGAGCCGTTGCAAGAAAATAAGTTACCTGTTTTCCAACAAAAAGAACTAACTTTGAAAGAAAAAATGGAAGAAGAAATGTTTTTAGGACTGAGAAAAGTAAGTGGTGTGAGTAAAGCCCGATTCCAACGTAAATTCGGTCAAGATTTAGATGCTACTTTTCAAAACGCCATTCAAAAAACAATGGCAAAAGGCTGGCTAGAAAATAACGAAGAAAATGTGGCGCTTACAAGAAATGGCCGATTTTTAGGCAATAATGTTTTCCAAGAATTTCTGTAA
- the rpsT gene encoding 30S ribosomal protein S20 has translation MPNINSAIKRVKTAETRKNRNASQRSAMRTAIKKFDEAATNNADNAKDLYVEASKKLDSAVSKGLIHKNNAARNKSRLAAKLAK, from the coding sequence ATGCCAAATATTAATTCTGCAATTAAACGTGTAAAAACTGCTGAAACTCGTAAAAACCGTAATGCATCTCAACGTTCTGCAATGCGTACTGCAATCAAGAAATTTGATGAAGCAGCTACAAACAACGCGGACAACGCGAAAGATCTTTACGTAGAAGCATCAAAAAAATTAGATAGCGCTGTGAGCAAAGGATTGATTCACAAAAACAATGCTGCTCGCAACAAATCTCGCTTAGCTGCTAAGTTAGCTAAATAA
- a CDS encoding ComE operon protein 2 has protein sequence MQRIAWDQFFMAQSHLISSRSTCTRLMVGATIVRDKRIIAGGYNGSIAGGDHCAEHGCYVVDGHCIRTIHAEMNAILQCAKFGATTDQAELYVTHFPCLACTKSIIQAGIKKVYFAKDYKNHPYALELFELAGVDLQKVEFDESVLQVNNWNEEKMHTLVKETAEELNIAPDKAEQLYQNISEKLT, from the coding sequence GTGCAAAGAATCGCATGGGATCAGTTTTTTATGGCGCAAAGTCATCTAATATCATCAAGGAGTACTTGTACAAGATTAATGGTAGGTGCAACAATAGTTCGAGATAAGCGTATTATTGCTGGCGGATATAATGGTTCCATTGCTGGAGGAGATCACTGCGCAGAACACGGTTGTTATGTAGTTGATGGTCACTGCATTCGAACGATTCATGCTGAAATGAATGCCATACTACAATGCGCCAAATTTGGTGCGACAACAGACCAAGCTGAATTATATGTGACGCATTTCCCTTGTCTAGCATGCACAAAATCAATTATTCAAGCAGGTATTAAAAAAGTTTATTTTGCTAAAGATTATAAGAATCATCCATATGCATTAGAATTATTTGAACTTGCAGGTGTCGATTTACAAAAAGTCGAGTTTGATGAGTCTGTACTTCAAGTGAATAATTGGAATGAAGAAAAAATGCATACTTTAGTAAAAGAAACTGCTGAAGAATTAAATATTGCACCTGATAAAGCAGAACAACTCTATCAAAACATCTCAGAAAAGTTAACTTAA
- a CDS encoding ComEA family DNA-binding protein, whose protein sequence is MIEQIKKHKNYILIAIAIIFAGLIYLCIPDKETEEITTNSAPTTEEKADTQQVNESKYVYIDIKGAVRSPGVYKLPLDARVQDVVKTAGGLTEEADSSKLNLAEKLKDEMSIYVYKKGEQGSETSTSESEQAGETTEEKININTASTSDLQTVPGIGESKATAIIEYREKEGLFQTIEDLQKVTGIGEKTIEKLKEYLDVK, encoded by the coding sequence GTGATAGAACAAATAAAAAAACATAAGAATTATATCTTGATTGCAATAGCTATTATTTTCGCAGGACTAATTTATTTGTGTATACCAGATAAGGAGACTGAAGAAATAACTACAAATTCAGCACCCACTACAGAAGAAAAGGCAGATACACAGCAAGTAAATGAATCTAAGTACGTCTACATTGATATCAAAGGCGCCGTCCGCTCGCCTGGTGTTTATAAACTACCTTTAGATGCAAGAGTGCAAGATGTAGTGAAAACGGCTGGAGGGCTTACAGAAGAAGCTGATAGTAGTAAACTAAATTTGGCTGAAAAATTAAAAGACGAAATGAGCATCTATGTCTACAAAAAAGGCGAGCAAGGATCAGAAACTTCTACAAGTGAGAGTGAACAAGCTGGTGAGACAACGGAAGAAAAAATCAACATCAATACAGCTTCTACCTCTGATTTACAAACAGTACCAGGAATTGGCGAGTCAAAAGCAACAGCTATTATTGAATACCGGGAGAAAGAGGGGTTATTTCAAACAATAGAAGATTTACAAAAAGTAACAGGTATCGGAGAAAAAACAATCGAAAAACTAAAGGAATATTTGGATGTGAAATAA
- the holA gene encoding DNA polymerase III subunit delta — MLPEWKQICSKKISPVYLIIGTEDYIINETKQLLIDNILDGEEVEFNYANLDLEEMPIEVVVQEAESMPFFGDKRLVMANNPIFLTSEKSKNKVEHDTAKLEAYLNEPVDYSVLCFVARVEKLDERKKLTKLLKKTATIIEAKRPNENELKKWIEAKLIENNIQMSQAAINRLMELTSGQLTTAMNELQKLMLYSFETKEITIQDVESLVVRSLEQNIFLLLDKMIAMDIGGALRIYYDLLKQKEEPIKILALISSQFRLLNQLKLLEQQGYSQQQVASKLKVHPFRVKLASKQAKNFSEIELNQALKRLAEIDYEMKTGFGDKEQKLEWFLFELQDNRQKLL, encoded by the coding sequence GTGCTGCCAGAATGGAAACAGATTTGTTCAAAGAAAATTAGCCCAGTATATTTAATTATTGGAACAGAAGATTATATCATTAACGAAACGAAACAACTCTTAATAGATAATATTTTGGACGGAGAAGAAGTAGAATTTAATTATGCTAATCTTGATTTAGAAGAAATGCCAATCGAAGTTGTTGTTCAAGAAGCAGAAAGTATGCCATTTTTTGGAGATAAACGCTTAGTTATGGCAAATAATCCGATTTTTTTAACGTCAGAAAAAAGCAAAAATAAAGTAGAACATGACACAGCAAAATTAGAAGCTTATTTAAATGAGCCGGTTGATTATTCTGTATTATGTTTTGTAGCTCGGGTCGAGAAACTAGACGAACGAAAAAAACTCACTAAACTACTCAAAAAAACAGCAACTATTATCGAAGCAAAAAGGCCCAATGAAAATGAGCTGAAAAAATGGATTGAAGCTAAATTAATTGAGAATAATATACAAATGTCACAAGCTGCTATCAATCGGCTTATGGAGTTAACAAGCGGACAGCTCACAACTGCAATGAACGAATTACAAAAATTAATGTTATATAGCTTCGAAACTAAAGAAATTACTATTCAAGATGTCGAATCTTTAGTCGTGCGTTCATTAGAGCAAAATATTTTTCTATTGTTAGACAAAATGATTGCAATGGATATCGGAGGTGCGCTAAGGATTTATTACGACTTATTAAAGCAAAAAGAAGAACCTATTAAAATTTTGGCGCTAATATCAAGTCAATTCAGACTGCTAAATCAATTGAAATTACTAGAACAACAAGGATATTCGCAACAACAAGTTGCATCTAAATTAAAAGTACATCCTTTCCGAGTAAAATTAGCTTCCAAACAAGCAAAAAACTTTTCAGAAATCGAGTTAAATCAAGCATTAAAACGATTAGCGGAAATCGACTACGAAATGAAAACAGGTTTTGGCGATAAAGAACAAAAACTAGAGTGGTTTTTATTTGAATTACAAGATAATCGACAAAAATTGCTATAA